GAGGCCGCCGCGCGCGTCGGCCCCAAGCTCGACGAGATGATCGGCGAGTTCGCGCAGCGGCTCGACGCGTGGGTCGTCACGGCGGGCGAGGAGCTGCACCGCGAGGTCATCGAGGTGCTCGAGGCCGCGCGCACCGAGCGAGCGGGCAAGGCGCCGGGCGTGGAGGCCGCGACGCAGGTCTGCGACGCGGAGGCGAAGGAGCTCGGCGCCGTGGTCGAGCGGCTCGAGTCGCTCCGCCGCGCGCTCTGGGCCACGGACGTGGCCGCGACGTGACGATCCCGGGGGACTTGGGCCCTCGGGCCATGCGATATTGAAGCCGTGCAGCTCGATTTCGCATCACGCGAGATCTCGATCAAGCTCGTCTATTACGGTCCTGCGCTGAGCGGAAAGACCACGAACCTGGTCGCTCTGCACGGCCGCGCCGGCACCGACGCGCGCGGGCGCCTCATGACGCTCGAGACGCAGGACGATCGCACGCTCTTCTTCGACCTCCTGCCGCTCACGTTCCGGTCGAAGGACGGCGACACCTCGCTGCGCATCAAGCTCTTCACCGTCCCCGGCCAGCCGATCCACGCCGCGACCCGCAGGCTCGTCCTGCAAGGCGCCGACGGCGTCGCGCTGATCGCCGACTCGCGCGTCTCCGAGACGCAACGCAACGCCGACGCGTTCCTCGATCTCCGCCAGAACCTGCGCGACAACGGGATCGAGATCTCGAAGATGCCGCTCGTGATCCAGTTCAACAAGCGGGACCTGCCCGACATCCGCAGCGACGAGGAGCTCGCGAGGCTCGCGGCGCGCGGCAAGGAGCCCGTCTTCCGCGCGGTCGCGACCCGCGGCATCGGCGTCGTCGAGACGTTCATCTGTCTGCTCTGGCTCACGTGGCGCTCGCTCGACCAGAGCCACCAGCTCTCGCGCAAGCTCTCGATCGACGGCGACGATCTCGTCTCGACCGCGGCGCAGCAGCTCGGCGTGACGACGCCGTTCCGCGAGCTCATCGCGGCGCGGATGGGCGGGCGGGCGGCAGGCGCCGCGCCCGGAGGCGCTCCTTGAGTGACGAGCGCTCGGTCGACGTCGACACGCTCGGCCTCGGGCTCGGACCTCTCAGGCTCGAGGACCTCGTGGACCGCGAGGCGATGCGCGGCATGGTCGCCTCGATCGAGCAGGTCTTCGGCCTCCCCCTCCGCATCGTCTCGAACTCGGGCGTGAGCCTGGCGAGCTCGACCCACGAGGCCCCGCTCTGCGCGATGATCAACGAGGAGCCCGCGGGCCGCCGCGCGTGCGGCGCGATCGTCTCCGAGGTGAAGCGCCTGCGCGTGACGTCGAGCGACGGCGCCTCGCACGGCTGCTTCACCGGCGCGCGTTACCGCGTCGTGCCCATCGAGTACGATGGCGGCACCATCGGCCGCGCGATCCTCGGCCCGTACCTGCCTCTCTCCGTCGAGAGCGTGCCCGACACGCTTCTCGCCATCGACGGCGTCGACCCGGCCCGCGCGGCGGAGCTCCTGCCGCACATGGCGCGGGCGAGCGAGGCGACCGCGGAGACCGTCGCGAGGCACCTCGTCTCGGTGCTCGACGTGATCCTCTGGAGCGGCCACAAGGCGCTGCTCACGTCGAAGATGCACATCGCCTCGATGCGCGAGAGTTACCGCGAGCTCTCGCAGAAAAACACGGCGCTCGAGCAGGCCTACGAGCGGCAGCAGGAGCTCGACAAGCTCAAGTCGAACTTCCTCGCCACCATCTCGCACGAGCTCCGGACGCCGCTCACCTCGATCCTCGGCTACAGCGAGATGCTCGTGGGAGGCATCGCCGGCGAGCTCACGGGGCCGCAGCTCGACTTCGTGCAGATCATCCATTCGAAGAGTGATCAGCTCCTCAAGCTCATCATGAGCCTGCTCGACCTCTCCAAGCTGGAGAGCGGCACGGTGATGATGCGGAGGAGCGACGTGGCGATCGGCGCGGTGCTCGCCGAGGCCGCGTCGACGGTCGCGCCCACGGCCACGAAGAAGAGCGTCACGCTCACCGTGGACGCGCCCGGCGATCTGCCGCTCGTGCTCGGCGATCCGGAGCGGCTCCGGCAGGTCTTCGTGAACCTCGGCGAGAACGCCATCAAGTTCACGCCCCCGAGCGGCACGGTGCAGTTCATCGCGCGGCAGGTGGCCACGCACGCGGACGACGGCGCGGACGACGAGCCCGGCATGGTGCTGCTCGCGCCGCTGCGGCAGATGGTCGAGGTGCGCGTGACCGACACGGGCATCGGCATCCCGGCGCCCGAGCGAGACAAGGTCTTCGACCCGTTTTACCAGGTGGACCAGTCGTCGACGCGCGAGCACGGCGGCACGGGGCTCGGCCTGTCGATCGTGAAGCGCCTCGTCGAGGCGCACCACGGCACGGTGCACATCGAGGGCAACGAGCCGAGCGGAGCCGTCTTCGTCGTGCGTTTGCCCGCGTCACGCCCGTCGGCGCCGCCGTCGAAGGCGGCGATCTCGGTCCGGTTCGCGTAAAGTCGAGGCATGACAGCTCGAAGCTCGGAGCGAGCACGCGTCGACCTGCTCGCGCGCGTGTTCGGCACGGACGGCTCGGGCCGGACGATGCTCGGCATCGGCGACGACGCAGCCGTGATCACGCCCGGATCGCAGCCCCTCGTGTGGACCGTCGACGCGCAGGTCGAAGGCGTGCACTTCCGGCGCGACCTCGTCTCGATGGCAGACCTCGGCTACCGCGCGACGATGGCCGCGGCGAGTGACCTCGCGGCGATGGGCGCCTCGCCGCTCGGCATGCTCGCGGGCCTCGTGCTGCCGGAGGACGTCTCCGACGACGATCTGCGCGCCATCGCCGAGGGACAACACGAGGCGGCCCAAGAAGTTGGTACACATATCATCGGCGGCAACCTCGCGCGCGGCCGGGAGCTCTCGATCACGACGACCGTGCTCGGCGAGACGCCGCGCCCGCTCGGTCGATCGGGCGCGAAGCCCGGCGAGGTCGTGGCGATCGCAGGACCGCTCGGGCTCTCGGCGGCAGGGCTCGTGCTGATCGAGCGAGGCCGCGAAGGCGAGGCAGACGCAGCCCCAGCGGTGCGCGCCTACCGCAGGCCCGTCGCGCGTATCGCAGCAGGGCTCGCAGCGCGGGACGTGGCGAGCGCGGCGATCGACGTCTCGGATGGACTCGCGCGAGACGTGGGCCACCTGGCGCGCGCGAGCGGGGTGCGCATCGCTCTCGATCCGACAGCGCTCGTCCGGCCCGCGCTCGCGAAGGCAGCCACGCTCGCGGGCGCGGACCCCCTCGCCCTCGCGCTTCACGGAGGCGAAGACTACGCGGTCGTGATCACCGTCCCCGAGGACCGTCTCCCCGAGAAGGAGTTCGAGCGGATCGGGCGCGTTCTTCCGGCCGAACCCGGCGCGCGTCTGGTCACGCTCGAG
This sequence is a window from Polyangium spumosum. Protein-coding genes within it:
- a CDS encoding gliding motility protein, which encodes MQLDFASREISIKLVYYGPALSGKTTNLVALHGRAGTDARGRLMTLETQDDRTLFFDLLPLTFRSKDGDTSLRIKLFTVPGQPIHAATRRLVLQGADGVALIADSRVSETQRNADAFLDLRQNLRDNGIEISKMPLVIQFNKRDLPDIRSDEELARLAARGKEPVFRAVATRGIGVVETFICLLWLTWRSLDQSHQLSRKLSIDGDDLVSTAAQQLGVTTPFRELIAARMGGRAAGAAPGGAP
- a CDS encoding ATP-binding protein, producing MSDERSVDVDTLGLGLGPLRLEDLVDREAMRGMVASIEQVFGLPLRIVSNSGVSLASSTHEAPLCAMINEEPAGRRACGAIVSEVKRLRVTSSDGASHGCFTGARYRVVPIEYDGGTIGRAILGPYLPLSVESVPDTLLAIDGVDPARAAELLPHMARASEATAETVARHLVSVLDVILWSGHKALLTSKMHIASMRESYRELSQKNTALEQAYERQQELDKLKSNFLATISHELRTPLTSILGYSEMLVGGIAGELTGPQLDFVQIIHSKSDQLLKLIMSLLDLSKLESGTVMMRRSDVAIGAVLAEAASTVAPTATKKSVTLTVDAPGDLPLVLGDPERLRQVFVNLGENAIKFTPPSGTVQFIARQVATHADDGADDEPGMVLLAPLRQMVEVRVTDTGIGIPAPERDKVFDPFYQVDQSSTREHGGTGLGLSIVKRLVEAHHGTVHIEGNEPSGAVFVVRLPASRPSAPPSKAAISVRFA
- the thiL gene encoding thiamine-phosphate kinase, with the protein product MTARSSERARVDLLARVFGTDGSGRTMLGIGDDAAVITPGSQPLVWTVDAQVEGVHFRRDLVSMADLGYRATMAAASDLAAMGASPLGMLAGLVLPEDVSDDDLRAIAEGQHEAAQEVGTHIIGGNLARGRELSITTTVLGETPRPLGRSGAKPGEVVAIAGPLGLSAAGLVLIERGREGEADAAPAVRAYRRPVARIAAGLAARDVASAAIDVSDGLARDVGHLARASGVRIALDPTALVRPALAKAATLAGADPLALALHGGEDYAVVITVPEDRLPEKEFERIGRVLPAEPGARLVTLEQPDGTLVPIDERGYDHFG